One stretch of Mycolicibacterium fallax DNA includes these proteins:
- a CDS encoding 50S ribosomal protein bL37 produces MAKRGRKKRDRKHSKANHGKRPNCGSKSV; encoded by the coding sequence AGCGTGGCCGTAAGAAGCGCGACCGCAAGCACAGCAAGGCCAACCACGGCAAGCGCCCCAACTGCGGGTCGAAGTCCGTCTAG